Below is a genomic region from Blochmannia endosymbiont of Camponotus modoc.
TTAGCCACATTATGTGTTCCTAACATTGATAAAACCACTGGAGAAGTTCCATATGGAGTATGTAAAATAAACCGTGTTCTATTTTTTTCAGCAATAATATTACTTGCAAAAAAATCTATTCCTACGTTAGTACGTAAAGAAAAAAACCACATAGATTTTCCCTGCAATGGTTTACGCCATAAAGATAAAGCATGACTGTCAGCATTTATAATACCTGTTCCATTTAAATCTAATTCAGAAAAAATTTTCCCTTTCTCTTTTCCTATTTTAGATAAGGATTTAAAACCTGATAAATGTGCAGGGTAAACATTATTTACTAAAGCTACATTAGCAGCAACTATCTTACTTAATTGAGCAAGTTCTCCAGGACAACTTGATCCTAATTCGATAATTGCAAAATTGTTTTTTTTTGTTAAACGTAATAAAGTAATCGGCACTCCAACCATATTATTAAAGTTACCTTGTGTTGCTATTGTATCCCCACACTCTTTTAATATAGACGTGGTCATTTCTTTTACTGATGTTTTACCGCTTGATCCAGTTATAGCAATAACTTTTGCTGATACTTTTTGGCGCACCCAATGTGCTAACATTATTAAAGCACAACGAGTATCAGGAACTATTAATTGAGGAACATCTAATAATATATGATGATTTACTAGTAATGCTTGAGCACCAGCAGCAATTGCTTGACTTGTAAAATCATGACCATCAAAACGTTTACCTATTAATGCTATAAACATACATTGTTTATAAATAATATTTGAGTTAATAGTAATCGCATGAATAATCAAATCCATACCAATATATTTAGCGTTTAAAACTGGCGCTATTTCATGCAAACTAAATGGAATCATAAAATAACATCGTTCTTTAAAAAATTTTCTACTATGTCTTGATCAGAATGATATATGCGATTATTTCCGATAATTTGGTATTTTTCATGACCTTTTCCAGAAATTAATATTATATCTTCTAAAGATGCCTTTAAAATAGCAGTCTGTATCGCACAGTAACGATTTTGAATAATTTTGATGATTTTTTTTGGGTGTGTTATGCCACGAGTAATATCATTTATAATCGATTGCGGTTCTTCCGTGCGCGGATTATCATTGGTAATAATTATATAATCAGCATACCGGCTTACAATGCAACCCATTAAAGCACGTTTACTTGGATCTCTATCGCCTCCGCAACCAAAAACACACCATAGTTGACCACAATAATAAAATCGTCTAATTGAAATTAGAACTTTTTCTAACGCATCCGGAGTATGTGCATAATCTACTATAACCGTCGGGTATCCATGAGAACGAAATACTTCCATTCTACCAGCTACTGGTTGTAATTGAGATGACGTATGTACCAATAATGATAGAGGATACCCTAATACTAATAACGTACCTAAGGCTAATAATACATTGCTAACGTTGAATTCTCCTAATAATTGACTATGAATTACTCCATTCCCCCAACTTGAATCAAAGATTATATTCGTACCACGAACATTATAATTGACATTAACCACACGTATCCATTTACCTTTCCAAAAACATGGTAAATTGCTTGTTATTGTTACTGCAATCGCTTGAGGAAAATAATATAACCATCGACAACCAATGGGGTCATCAGCATTAATTATATATTTTTCTACACATAATTCATCAAATAACCGCCATTTAGACATAGAGTATTGCATAACGTTACCATGATAATCTAAGTGATCATGGCTTAAATTAGTAAATATAGCTGCTTTAAAATATAAAGCATCCACACGATATTGATTTAATCCATGTGATGACACCTCCATAGCAACAAAGGTAATCTTATCTTTAACAAACTGAGCTAATATTTTTTGAGCATCAATAGAAGAGCATGTTGTATTATAAGATAAACACATATTATTTAACATTCCGTTACCTAAAGTACCCATCACAGCACTTTTTTCCCCTAATAATTGGACCCAACGAGCTAACAAATGCGTTATAGTAGTTTTTCCATTGGTACCAGTAACACCAATTAAATCCAAAAAACGTGACGGATGATTATAAAAACTACCTGCTATATCGGACAAATACCGTGGTAAATGATTAACATGGACCACAGGTATTTTATTTAAATGATAACTATATTTTTTAAATATCGTCATATCGTTCCAAGATTCTAATAAAACTGCCGAAGCTCCCTTTTCGATCGCATAGTCAATATATGATCTTCCATCAGTCTTAGAACCTTTAACTGCTACAAATAAATTTCCCAATACAATGTTACGACTATCCAATTCTATCCCCGTCAATGCAGGACTAGTAGGATTATTAAAAACATACGGAATAAATAATTTATATAAATTACGTGAATCACACATATAATTTTCTCAAAGAAATCTGATTGCTTATAAACTTACTGTAAAAAATCTGGCACTACGTTCATGATTTTTAATGCATTACCCATCACTGCACTAAAAACTGGTGCAGATACCATACTTCCATAATAATGACCATTTTTAGGATCATTTATTACTACTGCTAAAGCAAATCTGGGATTACTCGCTGGAGCTACTCCAGCAGCACATGCAATATACTTATTAATATATTTCCCATGTGATCCAACTACCTTAACAGTCCCAGTTTTTACAGCAACCCTATATCCTTTAATTGCAGATTGACAACCACCACTTGGCAATGACACATTTTCCATCATGTCTAAAACAGTTCGCACTAAAGATCTTGGAAAAACTTGATTTCCTAATACCGAAGAAGAATCAACTCGTATAATAGAAAGTGGTCGAGATATCCCCATTCCACCAATAGTAGCATAAACTTTAGCTAATTGTAACGGAGTAATCATTAAACCATATCCATAAGAAAAGGTGGCGCGTTCTATGTCTGACCAACATCTATTATATGGATATATCCCATTACTTTCTCCCACTAAACCTATATTTGTTGCTTTACCCATTCCAAAATTTAAATATGTATTAACTAAAACTGCTGCAGGCATGGCTAACGCTAATTTAGAAACACCAACATTACTAGATTTTTGTAATATCTCTCTAATAGTCAATTTTCTACGATATAATACATCCTTAATTTGATGCCCATTAAGTATATAAGGTGATGTATTCATAATAGTGTCTTTTGTGATTATCTTATGTTTTAATGCAGCCATAATCACAATAGGTTTCACTGTAGAACCTGGTTCAAATGCATCAGTAATAGCACGGTTACGCATAACAGATTTATTAACAATGGACAAAAAATTGTTTGGATTATATGACGGACTGTTTGTCATAGCTAGAATTTCTCCGGTATTGATATCTATCAATACTATACTGCCGGATTCTGCTTTATTTATATGTACAGCATTATTTAATTCACGGTATGCTAAATGTTGCAGACGTTCGTCGATACTGAGAATAATATTTTGAGCAGCTTGACCGTTATTCAAAGTAATTTCTTCAATTGCTCGACCAAATCTATCTTTTCGTATTGCTCTTGTTTTGGGTTGACCAGTCAACCAAGAATCAAAACTTTTTTCTATGCCTTCAATCCCTTGGCTATCTACATCTGTTACTCCTACCAAATGTGCAGTTGCACGCCCAGCAGGATAATATCTTTTTGATCCTTGTTGCAAATATACTCCTGGTAATCTAAGTTGACTAATGTATTTAGAAATAGCAGGATCAATCTGTCGTGCTAAATACAAAAAATGATCTGTAGTATGATTACTAATAAGAGATGATAGTTTATCTGATGATATAGATAATACCTGAGATAATTCCGTCCAACGACGTATATCAGCAGTAATACCGCCATTTTTGCTAATTTCTTGAGGATCAATCCAAACCGAATCAGACGGTATACTAATTGCCAATAGTTGACCCATTCTATCAGTAATAATACCACGAGTAGAGAGTGTGCTTTGCACGCGTAACGAACGCATGTTACCTTCATTAATTAGCTGATCAGAATAAATAATTTGCAAAAAAGCTAATCTCAATAGCAAAATAATTAATACAAAAAAAATACAACTATACAATAAATTAAAACGTTTGCTATTTAAAATTATTTTAAAATTGTAAGGTTTAAACTTCATATAGCATAAATTATATCCTCACAGGAGGAGCTATAACCATTTTTAAATAATATTTTTATTGATCACATAAATAAATTTTTATAGATTAGTACAATGTATTATCTTGAGTTAGTTCCGAGTAATGCATTTGTAATTTATCCATTGCGATACGTTCAATACGATTATGGTGAGATAATATTTTTTCTTCAAGAATTAAACTTCTCCATTCAGTATCCAAATTATTTTTTTCCAACACAAGTTTTTCACGATCTATAATCATAGATCTAGTTTGATAAGTCACTAAAACAACCAACATTGCTGATATTAATACTAACAATGACAAAAGCAATTGCCACTTACCATATAAGTATAAATCATCATAAATAATACTAACAAGATTATATTGTTTCTTTTCCGTCATATTTAGATAAGCAATTTTTCAGCGCAACGTAATATCGCACTACGAGCACGTATATTTCTTTTAATTTCTTGTTTTGAAGGTGTTAATTTTCCTATATTTTTTAATTGACACTTATTTTTATATTTACTAAATATTTGATTATTTGTTAATGGAAGCTTGGGAGGAATAGATAAAACACAACTATGTTCACGAATGAAGTATTTTACCAATCGATCTTCTAGAGAATTAAAACTAATTACTACCAATCTGCCTCGTGGAGACAACATGACCAATGCATCTTTCAATACTTGCATTATTTCTTCTAGTTCATTATTAATGAACATTCTAATTGCTAGAAAACTTTTAGTTGCAGGATGCTTATTCATATTGCGATGCGGAATAGCATCGCAGATTAATTTAGATAAAACAATCGAGCGTATAATAGGCGTATATCGTCTTTTAGATACTATAACTTTAGCGATATTTTTTGCAAATCGTTCTTCTCCAAAAGTTTTTAAAACCCAAGTAATATTTTCTTGAGATGCCTTCGATAACCATTCAGCAGCAGATATTCCACTACTAATATCCATCCGCATATCTAGTAGACCATCTTGCATGAACGAAAATCCTCTGCTACAATCATTTATCTGAAATGTACTGATCCCTAAATCTAGTAAAATACCATCCACTGATCCAATCAATCCTATATTTTTAACATGTTTGATCATTTTGGAAAATGAACTATGTATTATAGTAAATCTATCATCTTGTTCAGCAATGCACTTTCCAATTTTTATAGCCAATAAATCTTTATCTATTGCTAACAAACGACCTCGTTCATTTAATTGAGATAAAATTAATTTAGAATGACCTCCTGATCCAAACGTTCCGTCAATATATATTCCTGTTGCTTTAATATTCAATGATTGTATCGCTTCATTTAGCAATACGCTTTTATGGCTGTAGTGAATATAGAACATGTATATAATAATAAAATATAGATGCACACGTTTGTGTGTTTCATGAACAAAATACTTAATAATAAAAAACTATTAGCCACGCAACTTTCTATGTTTCATACTACTAAGCGTTTATATGAATGCAATTGGAATATATTTCCTGCCTTATATTCAAAACATAAAATTTGCAGTTTACAATCTAAAAAATTCATAAAAAATTTTATCATTGTCAATGATGATAACACAAAAAAATCAATCTTAAAAATATTATAACGCTGTTATATTAACATGTTACTTCTAATAGTATTAATAGTTGACAAACGATATTTAATAGACTTAAAATAAATTTAATGTAATAAATTATTATTTAAAATCTGATATTATTGGTTCACAATCAGTATGCCATTAATTAAAATATTATATACATATCCATCCTAACATTCATGAGACGTGGATGATCATGAGTCAGAAAGTCATTATTTTCGATACAACTTTACGGGACGGTGAACAAGCTCTACAAGCGAGTTTAAACGTAAAGGAAAAATTGCAAATTGCTTTTGCTTTAGAACGATTAGGGGTAGATATTATGGAAGTTGGATTTCCGATATCTTCTCCAGGAGATTTTGAATCGGTTCATACAATAGCTCAACAAATAAAAAATAGTTTAGTATGCGCCTTGGCTAGATGTATTGATAACGATATTGATGTTGCAGCTGAAGCGTTAAAAGTTGCAAAAAATTTTCGTATTCATATATTCTTACCCACTTCAAACGTACATATTCAATCTAAATTGAAAAAAAACTTTGATCAGATTATAGACATGACCGTTCATGCGATACGTTATGCAAGAAAATACACTGATGACATAGAGTTTTCTTGCGAAGATGCTGGACGCACCAATATAG
It encodes:
- the murF gene encoding UDP-N-acetylmuramoyl-tripeptide--D-alanyl-D-alanine ligase, giving the protein MIPFSLHEIAPVLNAKYIGMDLIIHAITINSNIIYKQCMFIALIGKRFDGHDFTSQAIAAGAQALLVNHHILLDVPQLIVPDTRCALIMLAHWVRQKVSAKVIAITGSSGKTSVKEMTTSILKECGDTIATQGNFNNMVGVPITLLRLTKKNNFAIIELGSSCPGELAQLSKIVAANVALVNNVYPAHLSGFKSLSKIGKEKGKIFSELDLNGTGIINADSHALSLWRKPLQGKSMWFFSLRTNVGIDFFASNIIAEKNRTRFILHTPYGTSPVVLSMLGTHNVANALAASALAFSVGANLSEVVYGLENIKTLPGRLFPIILGKGKLLLDDTYNSNVGSMISAIHVLTTMPGYRILVVSDMLELGKHKSIKYHCYIGRLIATTNINKILTIGSVSCCISKICGKGKHFRNKNKLIIYIKQMLSVHNSISVLVKGSRGFKMEQIIDAIRDGSKCYFG
- the murE gene encoding UDP-N-acetylmuramoyl-L-alanyl-D-glutamate--2,6-diaminopimelate ligase, which gives rise to MCDSRNLYKLFIPYVFNNPTSPALTGIELDSRNIVLGNLFVAVKGSKTDGRSYIDYAIEKGASAVLLESWNDMTIFKKYSYHLNKIPVVHVNHLPRYLSDIAGSFYNHPSRFLDLIGVTGTNGKTTITHLLARWVQLLGEKSAVMGTLGNGMLNNMCLSYNTTCSSIDAQKILAQFVKDKITFVAMEVSSHGLNQYRVDALYFKAAIFTNLSHDHLDYHGNVMQYSMSKWRLFDELCVEKYIINADDPIGCRWLYYFPQAIAVTITSNLPCFWKGKWIRVVNVNYNVRGTNIIFDSSWGNGVIHSQLLGEFNVSNVLLALGTLLVLGYPLSLLVHTSSQLQPVAGRMEVFRSHGYPTVIVDYAHTPDALEKVLISIRRFYYCGQLWCVFGCGGDRDPSKRALMGCIVSRYADYIIITNDNPRTEEPQSIINDITRGITHPKKIIKIIQNRYCAIQTAILKASLEDIILISGKGHEKYQIIGNNRIYHSDQDIVENFLKNDVIL
- the ftsI gene encoding peptidoglycan glycosyltransferase FtsI, encoding MKFKPYNFKIILNSKRFNLLYSCIFFVLIILLLRLAFLQIIYSDQLINEGNMRSLRVQSTLSTRGIITDRMGQLLAISIPSDSVWIDPQEISKNGGITADIRRWTELSQVLSISSDKLSSLISNHTTDHFLYLARQIDPAISKYISQLRLPGVYLQQGSKRYYPAGRATAHLVGVTDVDSQGIEGIEKSFDSWLTGQPKTRAIRKDRFGRAIEEITLNNGQAAQNIILSIDERLQHLAYRELNNAVHINKAESGSIVLIDINTGEILAMTNSPSYNPNNFLSIVNKSVMRNRAITDAFEPGSTVKPIVIMAALKHKIITKDTIMNTSPYILNGHQIKDVLYRRKLTIREILQKSSNVGVSKLALAMPAAVLVNTYLNFGMGKATNIGLVGESNGIYPYNRCWSDIERATFSYGYGLMITPLQLAKVYATIGGMGISRPLSIIRVDSSSVLGNQVFPRSLVRTVLDMMENVSLPSGGCQSAIKGYRVAVKTGTVKVVGSHGKYINKYIACAAGVAPASNPRFALAVVINDPKNGHYYGSMVSAPVFSAVMGNALKIMNVVPDFLQ
- the ftsL gene encoding cell division protein FtsL — its product is MTEKKQYNLVSIIYDDLYLYGKWQLLLSLLVLISAMLVVLVTYQTRSMIIDREKLVLEKNNLDTEWRSLILEEKILSHHNRIERIAMDKLQMHYSELTQDNTLY
- the rsmH gene encoding 16S rRNA (cytosine(1402)-N(4))-methyltransferase RsmH, which encodes MFYIHYSHKSVLLNEAIQSLNIKATGIYIDGTFGSGGHSKLILSQLNERGRLLAIDKDLLAIKIGKCIAEQDDRFTIIHSSFSKMIKHVKNIGLIGSVDGILLDLGISTFQINDCSRGFSFMQDGLLDMRMDISSGISAAEWLSKASQENITWVLKTFGEERFAKNIAKVIVSKRRYTPIIRSIVLSKLICDAIPHRNMNKHPATKSFLAIRMFINNELEEIMQVLKDALVMLSPRGRLVVISFNSLEDRLVKYFIREHSCVLSIPPKLPLTNNQIFSKYKNKCQLKNIGKLTPSKQEIKRNIRARSAILRCAEKLLI